A stretch of the Clarias gariepinus isolate MV-2021 ecotype Netherlands chromosome 26, CGAR_prim_01v2, whole genome shotgun sequence genome encodes the following:
- the spice1 gene encoding spindle and centriole-associated protein 1 isoform X2 codes for MSFVRINRRPVRTKKVSIPKREWVSTVNDLSVYKSTAEELSRRHALHRSCNRAAAQWELREKRVKNRKPRVPSPPGLDQTRLRLFREALNDDSALEHGQDVVQDVSVSFDRETSRQKRKTCKAKPSVWRTTQQPHQQNLPQTPSNAPSSEDRAALNATLAVQRLKLRQSPSETGETAALVSQVLNPELSPSHYGGKNKSTRGRSPETSQNSNQSSLELLQDMLAQVETELACLEPQELFGSSEQPELQHGRGLTGFSVALIGTLGRIVSHLRRRDEEAQKEAQVRRRMEDVMMEQRSLIDALTAECLALREESASLKVSLQERISELEQRLDMVILAMGELGKDGDAQNKEGNAQSRDIQPVTAERDQEEPAILSPAVLLSPPHQRDSRAPPTGRGRSLHFEDSHTPGSGSATESDDSCTPSSFASLPESILPRPTPMLDQLSQDAVLEQIVELTRQNAEIRAQLGHSNTSPTPSTERRVSPSAVPQFKQKCVGVDNSSVRLMEDRLQELNRQSAAARAKLLELIEQQRQTTSQNASPSISPIPPHSTIPHTVIGRPTAEVCVPIPERDQPSHTRQSARAFSPQNVEGTQKQIVTTQVDKPKGGGWFALSSHVR; via the exons ATGTCGTTCGTGCGGATTAACCGGAGACCAGTGAGAACGAAGAAAGTCTCAATTCCTAAGAGAGAATGGGTG AGCACAGTTAATGATCTGTCAGTGTACAAGTCTACAGCTGAGGAGCTG TCCAGGCGGCATGCCTTGCACCGATCTTGCAACAGAGCTGCTGCACAGTGGGAGCTGAGGGAGAAAAGAGTGAAAAACAGAAAACCCCGGGTGCCCAGCCCTCCTGGACTAGACCAGACCAGACTGCGATTGTTCAGAGAG GCTTTAAATGATGATTCTGCACTTGAGCACGGGCAAGATGTTGTTCAGGATGTCTCAGTCAGCTTCGACAGAGAGACAAGCAg GCAGAAAAGAAAAACGTGTAAAGCTAAGCCTTCTGTTTGGAGAACAACTCAGCAACCACATCAGCAGAACCTGCCTCAGACTCCCTCTAACGCACCAAGCTCAGAGGACCGTGCTG CTCTGAATGCAACCCTGGCTGTGCAGCGTCTAAAGTTGAGGCAGTCCCCGTCAGAGACAGGCGAGACCGCTGCTCTCGTCAGTCAGGTCCTCAATCCTGAACTGTCTCCCTCTCACTATG GTGGTAAAAACAAGTCCACCAGAGGGCGCTCACCTGAAACTTCTCAGAATTCTAATCAGTCGAGCCTGGAGCTGCTGCAGGACATGCTAGCGCAGGTGGAGACTGAATTAGCCTGCTTGGAGCCGCAGGAGCTTTTTGGATCCTCAGAGCAACCTGAGCTTCAGCATGGCCGTGGCCTTACCGGCTTCTCTGTGGCTCTCATTGGTACTTTAGGACGCATCGTCAGTCACCTGAGACGA AGGGATGAGGAGGCGCAAAAAGAGGCGcaggtgaggaggaggatgGAAGATGTGATGATGGAGCAGAGAAGCCTGATTGATGCCCTCACAGCTGAGTGTCTCGCACTGAGAGAGGAAAGTGCCAGCCTAAAG GTGAGTCTGCAGGAGCGAATATCTGAACTCGAACAGCGGCTGGACATGGTGATCCTGGCAATGGGAGAGCTGGGAAAGGACGGAGACGCACAAAACAAAGAGGGAAATGCGCAAA GCAGAGACATCCAGCCTGTAACCGCTGAGAGAGACCAAGAGGAACCAGCCATTCTCTCTCCTGCTGTGCTGCTCTCTCCTCCACACCAGAGAGACAGCAGAGCACCACCTACAG GACGTGGCCGATCTTTGCACTTCGAGGACTCCCACACGCCAGGCAGCGGGTCAGCGACAGAGTCAGATGACTCGTGCACTCCGTCCTCGTTCGCTAGCCTGCCCGAGAGCATCCTGCCCCGTCCTACTCCGATGCTGGACCAGCTTTCCCAGGATGCTGTGCTGGAGCAGATAGTAGAGTTAACACGTCAGAACGCAGAGATTCGGGCTCAGCTGGGGCACAGCAACACCTCTCCAACACCGAGCACAGAGAGACGGGTATCGCCCTCTGCTGTACCCCAGTTCAAACAAAAG tgtgtgggtgtggacAACTCCTCAGTGAGGCTAATGGAGGACAGACTTCAGGAGCTAAACAGACAGAGCGCAGCAGCCAGGGCCAAACTCCTGGAGCTTATCGAGCAGCAAAGGCAGACTACGTCTCAAAACGCCTCTCCCTCCATCTCCCCCATACCCCCGCACTCCACCATCCctcacacag TTATTGGAAGACCAACTGCTGAAGTGTGTGTCCCCATACCAGAAAGAGATCAGCCGTCTCACACCAGGCA GTCAGCCAGAGCGTTTTCTCCACAAAACGTTGAAGGAACACAAAAGCAGATTGTTACTACACag gTGGATAAACCGAAAGGAGGAGGCTGGTTCGCGCTGTCCTCTCACGTCCGATAG
- the spice1 gene encoding spindle and centriole-associated protein 1 isoform X1 — protein sequence MSFVRINRRPVRTKKVSIPKREWVSTVNDLSVYKSTAEELSRRHALHRSCNRAAAQWELREKRVKNRKPRVPSPPGLDQTRLRLFREVLSDHCELQGVLTHSDRALAVVKDLFGDTPRRQKGFPSVTIAPSCESDSELPVLQNQDPPTQLSLLSHSMMHHQALNDDSALEHGQDVVQDVSVSFDRETSRQKRKTCKAKPSVWRTTQQPHQQNLPQTPSNAPSSEDRAALNATLAVQRLKLRQSPSETGETAALVSQVLNPELSPSHYGGKNKSTRGRSPETSQNSNQSSLELLQDMLAQVETELACLEPQELFGSSEQPELQHGRGLTGFSVALIGTLGRIVSHLRRRDEEAQKEAQVRRRMEDVMMEQRSLIDALTAECLALREESASLKVSLQERISELEQRLDMVILAMGELGKDGDAQNKEGNAQSRDIQPVTAERDQEEPAILSPAVLLSPPHQRDSRAPPTGRGRSLHFEDSHTPGSGSATESDDSCTPSSFASLPESILPRPTPMLDQLSQDAVLEQIVELTRQNAEIRAQLGHSNTSPTPSTERRVSPSAVPQFKQKCVGVDNSSVRLMEDRLQELNRQSAAARAKLLELIEQQRQTTSQNASPSISPIPPHSTIPHTVIGRPTAEVCVPIPERDQPSHTRQSARAFSPQNVEGTQKQIVTTQVDKPKGGGWFALSSHVR from the exons ATGTCGTTCGTGCGGATTAACCGGAGACCAGTGAGAACGAAGAAAGTCTCAATTCCTAAGAGAGAATGGGTG AGCACAGTTAATGATCTGTCAGTGTACAAGTCTACAGCTGAGGAGCTG TCCAGGCGGCATGCCTTGCACCGATCTTGCAACAGAGCTGCTGCACAGTGGGAGCTGAGGGAGAAAAGAGTGAAAAACAGAAAACCCCGGGTGCCCAGCCCTCCTGGACTAGACCAGACCAGACTGCGATTGTTCAGAGAG GTGTTATCTGATCATTGCGAGCTGCAGGGcgtcctcacacactctgaccGTGCACTGGCCGTGGTAAAAGATCTGTTCGGAGACACACCTCGCAGACAAAAAG GATTCCCGAGTGTGACCATAGCACCCAGCTGCGAGTCGGATTCTGAACTTCCTGTGCTGCAGAATCAGGACCCACCAACCCAGCTGTCATTGCTCAGCCACTCAATGATGCACCACCAG GCTTTAAATGATGATTCTGCACTTGAGCACGGGCAAGATGTTGTTCAGGATGTCTCAGTCAGCTTCGACAGAGAGACAAGCAg GCAGAAAAGAAAAACGTGTAAAGCTAAGCCTTCTGTTTGGAGAACAACTCAGCAACCACATCAGCAGAACCTGCCTCAGACTCCCTCTAACGCACCAAGCTCAGAGGACCGTGCTG CTCTGAATGCAACCCTGGCTGTGCAGCGTCTAAAGTTGAGGCAGTCCCCGTCAGAGACAGGCGAGACCGCTGCTCTCGTCAGTCAGGTCCTCAATCCTGAACTGTCTCCCTCTCACTATG GTGGTAAAAACAAGTCCACCAGAGGGCGCTCACCTGAAACTTCTCAGAATTCTAATCAGTCGAGCCTGGAGCTGCTGCAGGACATGCTAGCGCAGGTGGAGACTGAATTAGCCTGCTTGGAGCCGCAGGAGCTTTTTGGATCCTCAGAGCAACCTGAGCTTCAGCATGGCCGTGGCCTTACCGGCTTCTCTGTGGCTCTCATTGGTACTTTAGGACGCATCGTCAGTCACCTGAGACGA AGGGATGAGGAGGCGCAAAAAGAGGCGcaggtgaggaggaggatgGAAGATGTGATGATGGAGCAGAGAAGCCTGATTGATGCCCTCACAGCTGAGTGTCTCGCACTGAGAGAGGAAAGTGCCAGCCTAAAG GTGAGTCTGCAGGAGCGAATATCTGAACTCGAACAGCGGCTGGACATGGTGATCCTGGCAATGGGAGAGCTGGGAAAGGACGGAGACGCACAAAACAAAGAGGGAAATGCGCAAA GCAGAGACATCCAGCCTGTAACCGCTGAGAGAGACCAAGAGGAACCAGCCATTCTCTCTCCTGCTGTGCTGCTCTCTCCTCCACACCAGAGAGACAGCAGAGCACCACCTACAG GACGTGGCCGATCTTTGCACTTCGAGGACTCCCACACGCCAGGCAGCGGGTCAGCGACAGAGTCAGATGACTCGTGCACTCCGTCCTCGTTCGCTAGCCTGCCCGAGAGCATCCTGCCCCGTCCTACTCCGATGCTGGACCAGCTTTCCCAGGATGCTGTGCTGGAGCAGATAGTAGAGTTAACACGTCAGAACGCAGAGATTCGGGCTCAGCTGGGGCACAGCAACACCTCTCCAACACCGAGCACAGAGAGACGGGTATCGCCCTCTGCTGTACCCCAGTTCAAACAAAAG tgtgtgggtgtggacAACTCCTCAGTGAGGCTAATGGAGGACAGACTTCAGGAGCTAAACAGACAGAGCGCAGCAGCCAGGGCCAAACTCCTGGAGCTTATCGAGCAGCAAAGGCAGACTACGTCTCAAAACGCCTCTCCCTCCATCTCCCCCATACCCCCGCACTCCACCATCCctcacacag TTATTGGAAGACCAACTGCTGAAGTGTGTGTCCCCATACCAGAAAGAGATCAGCCGTCTCACACCAGGCA GTCAGCCAGAGCGTTTTCTCCACAAAACGTTGAAGGAACACAAAAGCAGATTGTTACTACACag gTGGATAAACCGAAAGGAGGAGGCTGGTTCGCGCTGTCCTCTCACGTCCGATAG